The genomic stretch gagctgcaagccacccaaacagctgcctccgcgcaagctgaagatatcgttggcgaggatgaggatactttcgaggatggagatggcgatccgctgcctgaggatgaggatgagatcgctgctaagggcgctgccggtagtgttgaggatgagggagagccagcgtaccgacgtcaagaaggcactccatggctgcctcgctcatcgcaagcgctagaggatgaggttaatcctgtactgcgcgttaggtggagggcttgccttggtggtgatatggagaaacactttattcctgaagctgccgatagcgagcacggcgtacggctgtactcgctgcatttcgacgacctatggcagtgggtagatgacgttgttgcagaattacggccaaaaagagcgaagatctcatctgtttgcactgttgtttacccagctaagcaggccaaacgcgagcgcgcgataaagcgattgcggcgaggtgttgatgcaacgtggaatagctttcagcgccttgttgtagaggttgataactatgtcagcgagccagtaaacgtcgatttcgagctcatcttggctgaaattccaggggagcagcagccgttgccaacggttgtcgacggtcctcgtcgacgcaccgcaacggtgattcaagaggaggggcttgctggtgtaatagcagctgaacaagcaggtagcgggcatgctattgctatccgggatagatggcgctgtacagatacccattgcgagaactatccttattgctgctggatggcgccaacagcgaggcagccagcgcgcttcgaagatcacctctttgtcaacggcaacattatctccatgtgggcaagagcaattacagcgagaagggcaacgtacgatgagccatctgatgatgtacggcttgcaattttgagagcaaaggacctgcgggtgcatgagaaaacgcgcaagttgcgggcggctggagatggcgacgatgatatcaaaagcttaacaaaactgctcatcgttggacagcttgagcggatgaacaggcaacctcaacaggagtctaacttgcaggcagctgcaccaacgataacaagagctgaggtatctagtgcatctcagtgggcgcctatccgatatgatcatgagcaggagattaacgagcatactagtaatttctttaactaccttaagttaaaatttcctacagttggagaggacattaacgagctttataagactcttgttattgacggagctatggatatcaacctcttgatgcagccatctggtgatatcttgaagttgtggacgcagcatttcaagcagcctcctggctggtttttcacgctacaaaacactgcaaaagaatggcaagctgggtaccagggtctcacagatcgtaactggagacgagtcgaacgttgtaagaaaagagaagagattgcgcgcaagaaattggtggttgaaccgtctagcagtgttgtgtaggatgatggcgagaatgcttgaagcttagtggcctgagcgtttttggtgacagcggcccgtgcccgctataagttagtgttgaggtttttcaggcgtttcaaatgcgctgcaacaatagtctatttggatagccctatgtacaacactacaacgttatgcgattataacaggttaacttcctaagatagttctatatgtatagaaatagctcttatttttttagaattattaaatcgcttttgtgggttgcgcattaaggtgtaatcgttcgcatttgtatggtatcatctacctatagaaacgtactgtggcatccatttaaaagcacaattaatagggatagccacacctatggaaccagcttctgcagttaatattacagcacaccagctgcgctgcatactcaagaaagaccccaaagtcaatgaagttctccgcttgcgctgaattccttttcatccaccccttgagctgcttaaagctcttctcgatggggttgaaatctggtgagtatggcggcagatactcaaggagtactccagcactttggcaaagcacccgtacacgctctgatcgatggatggaggcgttatcaagcacgattactgaggctggccctgggtgaggattgcagaacggcagcacttgaaactctaagaagtcttctaggatctcagatgtaatcgcgccttgaaagatcttatagcttatgtagccatctatcgtcatggctggcagcagcgaccaccgttctgatcgcctgaagctgtgtgatagctccaccggctccccgattggagaccagccatacttgcggtcgcccgtacgctcattgcaggcgctctcgtccaacgcaacgatctgctccgccttatagtgttgcgccatcctggcaagatagaggcggcggagtggctcactctgctcctttgcccgctttgttgcaagcttgcgagaccatctcatcttctctagctctcggtaaacgctcgcaaggcttatcctaacgtcgtactcgtcgtacaagaagtccctcatctcatccatgtatgcgcccggtgagccattgaggtatgcctgaaggccttcgcgctgagcttgccggagtatagatggccgcccaagtcgaacgcagcgcggcggataaggcacgccccaaaactctaagctcaacctcagctttgctactgtgttacggctcgcacctgtagctctagagatggctcgatcactttcgcaggcagcaattcggtcgaggatagcctggagaacagcgggctgcaagcggtggccggtgcctggcatcgcgatgagatgggctcgagaaaattgcaacaccaaaaacgcgagtcagtagaggcgatcgcagcaaacaatgaacttcaaatacgttgtgggtgttagaaagcgtggctgcatcgatttactaacaaattactataggagttgatgttcttggccaccaagccaaccagatccaggtggctcaaggtatttcgagaaacacccataacgtgtctgtgcgcgtgatgcccataatcgcgtgccgcacaccccaccaatatcgcgacgacggcaaagttgaggctgtgcagccacgtacaataactattatcgcgagattttccggtgtattgatctatagacgtagctctacaactttgtctatctatattttgccggagtattgacggcccggccgcgtcgggtggttgttggtgggggagccggtgcagccacctcagccagagtgccaccgccagcaccacccacgcgtcgtttttttggctgttgctttgcagcgggctttgaagccttacgcttgcccgattggggttgttgtatagcctttgcagcgtcgcgatcgcgtcgtttggcgtcaagttcggcagcctttacagccttggcttcatcccgcaccttctttgcctcctcacgcgccgcccgcgctgcctctttgatcttaagttgatagatcctgttgttctcctttgcctctttcaactctatcttatcaagtagctctttctccttctccttctccttcactagctgcctgaagcgggcctctcgaagcttgcacggcgaccaccaaactgcccctgaatggaacgcttttcgctgctgtagatctaggggaggttcgtgccgattgcggggcttctggtgaacgtgtagcgccgcgcgcagtgcgtccttctcgtactcggcgatctctttggcagcctggaggcggaggagtatttctgagaggttgttggtcgcaatagagctcggatcgtaggcctgattaatgaggttcgtgatagtagctctactcacgttcactagtggcggcggtgctgttagtgttgactttcggaactttttaagtactacttcgggatctataggagctatcccagtggctttaaatgccttcaacgcgtgcttcttaatgaaagaggagtcccaggcaggcttgaaaagacggtagaagtcatccttcctcacagctaagagaccgtggctcgcctggaggtagtgctgcaagctgagtgagtacgcggctgccagaggtttgaacattaccacatcgagtggctgcagcgtaTGGGTACTATGGGGGGTAGTATGAGTAACATAATATTGTGGGCGATCGCATagtcaataaactccatagtaacgtgactcccatggccgtcaaggatgagtaagcgtgtgtgattgccggccttctccttcgtatggcgatcaaacacctgttcgagccatgccaggcctacctgatcattggtccaccctgagggacttgaggtaacgtagactggatcgtcaattgcgatatcatcaacccatctggcgtacatgttgcccgaagtagcttcgtatataatcgcgggcggtaacgtactcccatcagcacatatagcagcgataacagtgatccaatctctgttgccgtcctgtatcactttcttaaagcccccagtctcatatttctgcttactaaacactctcttactcctccccgtcactccaataaggaatcccttctcatccatattatatacatcctgcgcccgaatatggtgctgagccattttagtagatagtagatcaaagtacgactcgtacttgtatacagaatcagcccggtggcgattgcggtccaaaccagttgaccaacgtgatataatcgcgtcgggatgacggtgaaagaagcgcgtcacccagctttgggaggtagcccttccggctatagcactagcaaagttctggatcatagtcctcgtcggtggtaagccagcctcagtaagctcgtcaatgtgctctagaagctgtagctcctggtgtgggtgaaggagttgctgattacgtgatttggcttcatttgagccccggatctgttgatggcgtcgcgacaacgtagagcgatcaacaccaaagcggcgcgcaacctcagagtatgtaaatttatctccgggatcacgcgattcaatagcttcaatcgcagcgttgatacaactcatggttgtggagttatgggtggttgaagtggtaagggtggattggtgttaatgttgcggggtgtgcggcacgcgattatgggcatcacgcgcacagacacgttagtgcggccgatcgcgtggctgagatgtcgttgatatctgtgatccgaCAGGTTTAGTCTTTTAGTAAAGCGGGAAACAACCCCCTCTTCTCCGAAGACATCGGATCTGACGACAGGTATTATTTTCAGAAAGACTGCGTGATATGCAGGAAAAGTGAGGAAAGAAGGATGGAGGGAAGAGGAGGGAGTGGATGAGGTACTTATATATTTTTGTGGTAAGTTTAGAAGACGTTGTTATAGATAGCGAGTGTTTTGGAAGAGAGGGAAAGACAGGATATTTGAATAAGTTCAATGAGTTTTAGAAAACATTTGGTACAAGCAGGTATTTTTGAGTgagaaggagaggaggagagggCGGAGTATTTATGGTTTTGCGGTGAGTTCAGAAGAAATTGCCAGTACTCAAAAGTGTTTTGGAAGAGAGGGGAAGAAAGGACATGAACCGAAGTTCGATGAGTTTTGGAAAACATGCAATGTTTtggtagtagtagtagtagtagtagtatccattaacgtcctttttcagtcagagactatgtaggacggtgGCCTAGGGCCGTTTGACTAGTTTTTTCCCTCTATACCCGTAGGATTTCGTTTCTTTGGTCGAGTTTGACTATGGGGGTTTGGGTTTTTTGCTTCTATAcaggaaagagagagagaccTTGTAATAGACACCCGTTTATCTCCACCTTTGTGACCAATCCCTTTGCTATAATAACCCCGTGCTCCTAAGACTGAAAAAAACCTCGTAGGGGAAAAAGTCATGGGACCTTGAACGTTTGTTGTATATAGCGGCAGTTGCGGCATATTTTCGTCTCGGCGGTACTTTGTGGCTCGGTTGTACGGCGGCGGCTAGCGTTAAGCGTGCGGGGTATTGGTGAAAAACTTTCCAGGTTTCGAAAGGAGCCGTTCGATGTTTTTTGGTAAAGCTAGAATAATAGAATTATTATAGcggtgaggggagaaggaTTCGAACCTTCAACCTCTGCGAGCAAGCTAGCAGAAGCAACCAGGCGCACTACCACTGCGCCATCCCCCCGCAATGTTTTGGTAATGGGTTTGGAAAagaaaggaaagaagagaagaggaggGAGAGGGCGGGGTATTTATATGTTTTGCGGTGATTTTAGAAGACATACTCTGGTAGAGGTTCATTTTTGGACGAGAGGTAGAGACAGGACAAGTGAAGTTGCGAGTGGCCTTTTAGAAAATATGTGATGCTGTAAAGTAGCTTTTGAAAGAGGGTGGAAAGACAGGAAATGCTTTATCTACTCTGTTTTTTAGGAAACATGGACTGGCTCGCGTTGTAATTTAGAAGAGAGGAAAAAGGCGGGACATGCAGGTGTAGTTGTTTACTTTTAGAAGATGGCAAAGTGAGGGTGAAGATTTTAAGAAAAGAGAGGAGAatgttggaaggccttgtacgatcgtacggtgaataacagtagctaaggtaatcttgtgtattggtattctggtgtatgatgattctacgaatgtgggggctacgaaggtatacatagcgttgggtccgagttgggccgaagtaggatcgaggcggtacattgggccttattaggcgacacaccgtgtgtatgccgacactggcaatcttttcttattgtaacgactgatgtaaggaaaaacgggtcttctaaaaagggcacaatgagagggattccaaataggcatatgtgcctactccgtaggtcgctgcacagatccctctactcggattgacagcttgttgctttcgatgaaacgttctaacgcgcgatttggtgttgctttcgtgaatgcgtccgcggggttgtcctctccgttgatccagcggatctcagtgatctcgcgacgctcgtatgactgccgaagcgccatgatgtcgatcatcagtcgcttctcagcagttgttccgagtttgacgaggcattcatacaaggagtatgaatccgtacacacaataagtgggatcggtggtagacctaggcgtcctgtaattatcttgagggttgttaggatagcgatagcgatgtcgacaccgctaaccatgccgtacgtttctgaggcaagaacgctccgggtaacgcgtttgcatttggtcgaactccaatggattacgttaccacgaatatcaaacgtgctgtcttgtcgactcgactcattcgcaaggataagtaggtaccctagctgtgagctaaggtcttggttgttcgcgaaggatccgtctgtgaacactaccagctttgctgtagcgaggtcgagagggacgtatcgcaggcctcgttgtatgctctcagattgccactgcagccggcggttaagcttcacgtattctgtgtccttaggttgttgtatttgcgcagccgcggaaagatcgaacgatgcttcaggttggcatatcgacgcaatgtacgcgccacgcgcgcgctgctccatgtacttctgtgctcggtttgctgccttcggatcaataatttcgatcttggcaccttgtcccttctgcgtaagtagaatcgtgtctccgcgcaacgttagagtacatccgttgaactcgagtgatacttctttggacagtctctccttgggcttggctcgaaaattggctttctggagcgcagcgtcttctgcaccagagaatgcaggcgtcccaatcgcgagagtatcgtctgtctgcaggcccactattccaaacgcttcccgtctcccgttcgtgatcaggaggcacgggtcatacgttgatgtagccatgtcgagctccttgcagtggtgtccttggtacgtagcaaaccagtggactcctgcttccgcgattccatagagtggcttgattacgcgaataattgttcccttgggatactttgttataagctcctttgggaggtgcgctaaaaccgtgcggaatagctctgtttgtgcctgtgggtacgcttgcgtgatatctcgtagttccacaaccatgccctcatcgagtaatgcaggcgctagggctagaatcaggcgctggctggctcgttggatggttggcgactgcgtcaggatctcgtgtttgccctcgtcattgtaaccttgaacaacgaggcgtgatttctcgtacgggaccatggtcttgcctttgacttcgcggaccatgcgcgatttgaagatacgatacccgccgtgtagagttggatcaaacagctcaaaactgaatactccacggccgacgaggtcgtcgatctccttctgatcggatgcttcgaatggagcgcccgggacgttaatcacgccgtcattgcgtagcttgacggccagggcgtaatcgtcctcctccttcttcgacaggtactgcaccttgggcttgttctttgatccaggtgggcggccccgcttgcgcggctgagccgcttggttggcttccgccggtggtaccggtagtggcggttcatcagcaatcgcttcgtctgtggtcggagatccacctgtgccttgatctgcgccgtctatcgctgtagtcagatcgcgatagtacggttttacgacagtggatcggaacgtcgttgggccgttgatcatgtctacagtaacatcgtggtccttcatatcgatgactctatacggcccttgccatccattcttctcgcgccataccatcacctcactctgaagaggcagtgacagtaccccgtctgtagtaggcccattcctggtaccaagtgcgttgctcaccgcatgttccgctgaggccttccgcagcgccctcatcgctttctggattgcctccgcgcgatgggttatcgagggagatggtggtgaatccatggatatccggggtatgcaccgaagacgagcagcgtgggtacgagcccgtctgggcctgcggtgtcgttgacggccttgactgccatctgcaacactgcggcgtcgctggtgccagtgtcaagctctgtcctcaggatctcgtacgcgcgtctgagcggtgcgtggtatctttctaccttgccgatagaccaatgggcctcggttggcacttgtttacatgtgattcccatgatcttcgcctctgatctgaattcgactgacgcgaagttggtgccggcgtcgtgggtgacgatatctggcggcccttggtatgtatcaatccagagcaggcggagtgcttcccaggtgtctttcgcgctcatagacggtagaaatcgcgcgccgttgaatgttgtagccgaatcgatcacgtgaagcactggtttcccactcagatacatcacatctacgaggatctcgaagttgaattcccgatcatctttcagcctaaacttgaatcggcgcggcgctggatcatgcgcttggcagtgatggcagaacgtttggatctctcggagcagccgttcatccacgtcctcgtgtcctgcgcgtttgagcaatcgtatcagccgttcgacggctggatgcccgaacctccggtgtaagcgtcggagctcagtctccgtaaggaatacgcgcgcgcgctctgccttgcttaggtggaaccacgggtgtccccatttgcgaatcactggaaaggtagcttttccttgtaccagctggtccgtagtattgttgaagtacacgtggagccggtccatgtctttcagacagaggagaaacggggtgggtgcgttcaagacctcaaatttgatctttccaatctgtgtcgatacatgtgcggttccaatcgaagtagtgacgcttcctttgccaaattgcacagatgcgtttccagcagtagacgtatctagagttacggtggggtcctcagtttggagcgcccagaactgctcctttccggctgtcgatacatttgaggcaccagtgtcaggaagaatgccttggtacgtgattcgcgagtatcgatcctcgataaggaactgcgttgcgggcgtaataggctccttgcacctgtagacgtcttctccagtcacgtggtgcaaaaaggcctgatctgtgaggtacttaactgccaatctttggtcctcatcatcttcgtcttgctcctctaggaagaactggtcgacttcttccccctcgtacgcgacgagaaatgtgctaaactccatttgctctcccgtaatcgcgcagtgtgtgatgtactgcgcttttgagcgttttctttcttcaagcgtgtggtttgtggaccaacagcctgtcttgccgcagacgtaacatttcttgtcgatttgtgtgttgactccagagcggtgctgaagcccaccgcgtccgcgggtgaatccgctgcgtccaccgcgagggttgtaattccctcgcaatcttccagagctgttgttgttgtaccgacgatccaagtagtactggctatccgtatccgcctcagtgaagttgacggagacggtcatggcgagtgagttttcgattgacgatcgcagatctccaaacagaacctcgcattctagagacggcttgtagagtgccatctcgagctccttcacgcctcggcatgctgtgattacagtcgttcggagcgcgtattctcccatgtactgctgtccaagtgctctttgacacaattggagcttgtccagcatgatgtcaaggacctcgtggaggttcttttcggggttctccctgcggactttgacaaacgatgtcgtcgtccagtccgcgtagtaatggccgtggttgacgtctgtgtcgaagtggttcttgagctttgtgtaggcagtcaagaacgtatccatccgctgatcgacgaagtggaggtaatactcctctgcgcggccgtcgagaatccgtggaaagactgcatggaactgccctggctcgatgtctgcgtgataacagatgctgtagaagatcttcaatttatcgtctaggaggtcgtacggctttcccgtatactttttgtctcggtcccacattttcacgaagacattgatcgtcttaggatccagtttctcattgccaaactcgattggtggaactgccttgtacgggtctgtttcaccagagggcacaattgggggaacgctcagtcccttcggacgttgcgggtatgctggtgtatactcgcggaatcggtcgaagttgttgtaggtgagggaggttgctgactttggacgcgctgataggctggctgcggtgcggattcagttgtctctacaggctggcttcggattggttggttttgggctttctcaatcgtttttgctagctggtcctgaatctgttgttcttcctcaacggtctcctgtcgtccttgcacacgggcgtgggtctggtcttgatcgcgggtttgccgactgtctacgtctcggcctcttgtccttacaggcgtttgggttcggctctgggcctggcttgataatctcctgtctgtggactgtactgatccttcactgcgttgttgccgtagtgcccgctcttgcaacatgtgcgcagctgatcgtgtgtcaaacacagccgactggaatacgtcctgaggccattctaggtactcctccatgcgtaataacctagctagagactcactaggtgccatattaatacggccagtatacactcccttaaagcggaggatccgctttagttcctttgtgtatattggctgggcacgtaggaacattgcctctgtccatccttcaaagtcctgacggaactcccaaaagagttcttcatctgctgttggtcgatctgtatagtccgcaatcgcacgcgcaatgtacgttgttgctgtagtaatccctacctcatcgtctggagcttcaacgttgtcctcccaaatctctggatcgatgtgatgccattctcttggttttatgtttgtggtccctagtagcgcctctagtgtgggtaccactcttctactactgctcgccattcctactgccggtgtcctggctaccggtgctctttccgatgatgttctctctcctgctattgtgttcttgttgacgcttgttgcgctagctgcgttcgctagagatgcgtcggtggtcgtgggttgtacacgggtcaaatctcaaccggtcggttggcgcgtgtatagacggcgtcttggaacgcttctgatacggctgtaacggtcggtcgctagccacgaacgacgcctgatatagctaacagtgagcttagcatagataactccgccttgctgatataggcaatctagggaacgcgcggggtaaagaatctatctcttcttaacctaactgtctgtgactgccgtgcaatcactgatcagtgttggaaggccttgtacgatcgtacggtgaataacagtagctaaggtaatcttgtgtattggtattctggtgtatgatgattctacgaatgtgggggctacgaaggtatacatagcgttgggtccgagttgggccgaagtaggatcgaggcggtacattgggccttattaggcgacacaccgtgtgtatgccgacagAGAAAGACAGGACATGCGTTGTGCGTAACAGActgttgggaatcgaacctgcggtagataaggcagctggttgctgcatgcacgagcttggattacacggctgactaagccgtgtggtccgagctctagctgctgccttactgccgacctccctccacctccatagaagaacaagaacaatcacaatcatttcaactcgttgcaacgaaggtgattccgataccttagccgtatcaacactgatcagtggTTGCTACACCACAGATCGGCTAGATATCTGACAAGGAGACCCATCAGCTCTTTTGCTGTGTAGTCTTGGCCAAGAAGCGACTCCTCCTACCTCACAGTAGCAAGGAGTGCGAAGTACAGCACCGCCCGCAGAGACTACCTATCAAGGTAGCGCTTTCGCCGACAGTTCTGAAGGAGATCTTGAACGAAAAGATCTGCGTCAACCACGCACAAAAACAACTGACAACGCCTGCAACTAACAGCAAACAATCGACTGACTTCAGCACCATGGCACCATACAAGAGCGTCAAGTACCGATCGTGGTACTCCGAGATGCACAAGAGTGAGTATGTCAACGCGGAACTCGACCCGACCGACACAGTCATAAACACCGACAAACTGAACACTGTCGTCCTCGATTGGGTCGTCCAAGTTGAAGACGATGGACAGTTCGacctcttcatcctccagGAGTTCCAAAAGTCCTTCGAGGATTGGACTCAAGATATCATAAGTGCGGTCGACGTGCGGCTCCGGAAAGCAGTCAAGGAATTGCTCCGACACCGAGGGATTTACATCCAGATCAACAGTCGTGACACAGTAATAACgcaactgtacaacctcctccatctctcGTCGTGCCCGATATGGCCTGACGACGAGCTTGAGCTTATGCGACTCGTCGACGGTTTCAAGTGTCGACAGCTCACAAACAGCAACTACAGTTACCCTAACCCTCCGCAGCCACCAACAGGATACCCACAAGCACAGTACTCACCGTCGCCAGCTCAACTCAACGTGACAGCACTCACAAACCTCGCGAAGCTGTACAATAACAACGATAAGTTCAGTGGTGACAAGTATGACGTGCTCAGTCACAAACTGGTCATCTTTCGAGAGCTTTGCGCCAAAGTCGGCATTCAACCTGGCCAAACTGACCGCTACAAGCTAGCCATCTCCACTATGCTTACTGGCAAAGCGTCAACTTACTACTACCAATCTATCGCTCCACTTGACCTTGGATACGAAGACATCATCGCGAAACTGGGCGCCTACTTCCACACTACCGAGAACTACC from Pyrenophora tritici-repentis strain M4 chromosome 1, whole genome shotgun sequence encodes the following:
- a CDS encoding DDE-3 multi-domain protein, with protein sequence MPGTGHRLQPAVLQAILDRIAACESDRAISRATGASRNTVAKLRLSLEFWGVPYPPRCVRLGRPSILRQAQREGLQAYLNGSPGAYMDEMRDFLYDEYDVRISLASVYRELEKMRWSRKLATKRAKEQSEPLRRLYLARMAQHYKAEQIVALDESACNERTGDRKYGWSPIGEPVELSHSFRRSERWSLLPAMTIDGYISYKIFQGAITSEILEDFLEFQVLPFCNPHPGPASVIVLDNASIHRSERVRVLCQSAGVLLEYLPPYSPDFNPIEKSFKQLKGWMKRNSAQAENFIDFGVFLEYAAQLVCCNINCRSWFHRCGYPY
- a CDS encoding Trichoplein multi-domain protein, yielding MSCINAAIEAIESRDPGDKFTYSEVARRFGVDRSTLSRRHQQIRGSNEAKSRNQQLLHPHQELQLLEHIDELTEAGLPPTRTMIQNFASAIAGRATSQSWVTRFFHRHPDAIISRWSTGLDRNRHRADSVYKYESYFDLLSTKMAQHHIRAQDVYNMDEKGFLIGVTGRSKRVFSKQKYETGGFKKVIQDGNRDWITVIAAICADGSTLPPAIIYEATSGNMYARWVDDIAIDDPVYVTSSPSGWTNDQVGLAWLEQVFDRHTKEKAGNHTRLLILDGHGSHVTMDTHTLQPLDVVMFKPLAAAYSLSLQHYLQASHGLLAVRKDDFYRLFKPAWDSSFIKKHALKAFKATGIAPIDPEVVLKKFRKSTLTAPPPLVNVSRATITNLINQAYDPSSIATNNLSEILLRLQAAKEIAEYEKDALRAALHVHQKPRNRHEPPLDLQQRKAFHSGAVWWSPCKLREARFRQLVKEKEKEKELLDKIELKEAKENNRIYQLKIKEAARAAREEAKKVRDEAKAVKAAELDAKRRDRDAAKAIQQPQSGKRKASKPAAKQQPKKRRVGGAGGGTLAEVAAPAPPPTTTRRGRAVNTPAKYR